AATATGGGTCGCTTGTATGCTCCGAACTACTATGTGGAATGGGAGTCGGATGTCCCGGCCCATGTGGCTGAATGTGCTTTGGGTGATATGCCCAAGCACCGTTAAGTTTATAAAGCTTTGCTTTGCCttaaaaaaatcattttttgcTTCAGTGAAGCAAAAGCGGTTTTTCTTCTCAATGCATCATTTGCTAGATCCAGAAGGGAATTGAACGCGTGTCGAATGGAGGAGGCGGGGGATTGGGAAGAAAGATACCAGGGGCACGCTCAGCAGTGGCCGTGGAAAAACGCACATCTCCGAGTATATGGTCTCAAATTACTCGAAGAGGTCTTAAATAAATCTTAAGATGGCTGAAGATAACACTGAAAAGGGAAGACAGATTTTATTTAGTTGTTCACGGCCGAACGGAATTGTAATAAAAAATTGTTTTGCAAAAAAGAAGATAACTAACGCCCGATTGGTATTCAGTTCGATCCACCCAATACGTTGAGGACCCAAACTGACTCATGTACGTATACATATATACACCACGTAGGTGTGAATCCAATCGAGATCACGATCGCATCGTCTCAAACGTGCCACCGATCGACATAGGCGATGGCCGGCGGTTGCGTGGACCGCCTGTCCTCGCTCCCCAACGACCTCCTCCGCCGCATCCTCCACTTCGCCCCACTCAAGGAGGCAGCCTCCACCACCGCGCTCTCCCGCCGTTGGCGAGAGCCGCTCTGGCTCTCCTCGGGCGCCGTAAACCTCGAGACGGGCGTCGTCGAGAAAAAGAAACACCGCCGACAACAAGGGCACGAGCAAGACAACGCCCACGCCCGCTTCTTCTCCGGGAGCGACGACATGGTCTCCGCGGCCACGGGAGCGCTCGACGCCGCCACCGTTCCCGTCACAAGGCTCACTTTAATCACCTGGTACCCTGTCAGCGACCATTACGAGGTCGTGTCATCCTACAAAGACATGGTCGAGGTCGTGCTCTCCAACCGGGCGACGCGCCGCGTCGAGGAGCTCCTGCTCGCCGCCAAAGATCCTTCCGGCAGCCCCTATGATCGGTGGGTATTCAATTGCACAGTCACCCTCGACTCGCTGCAGTTGGTGGCACTGCGGATCCTAGAACTCACCAACTGCAGTGGAGTACTAGTCTACCACACGGAGGCCGTGCTCCCACGGCTCTCCTCCCTAAGGCTGAGCCATTGCACCCAGCAACTAGGATCCCTCCAACGCGTTATTGACGCGGTGCCGTCGCTCGCTGCCGTCCGACTCGAGTATGTCTTCATAACACACGAGGAAGCCATAGAAGCCACATGGCGCCACTTCCGATGTCCTGCAACCACCGTGCTTGTGCTTGACAGTTGCAAGTGGGAGGTGACAATAGGGCATAGACACGGCTGGTTCTTCAAGAAGACCGTCGATCGATTGAAGATCGACGCGATGAGGCTGCGCCGATTTAGCTACAAGGGGCCACTCCGCTCCTACTCATTCAGTCCACAGCCCCTCGAGTTTGAACAAGTGGATCTGGAATTTTTCGAGCAAGGCTACAGGGTAAAGGATCCAAACCGTGACTTAGAAACCTTCTGGAAATTCACTCGGAACTTCACTGGTACCAAGGAGATGAGGCTGAGTGTGAACCACCTCGAGGATATCGCCGTCCTCAGCGAGGCAAGGCAGATCGAGCTCCTGCCGGCGTTCGGTCGCCTCGAGCGTCTCGAATTTCAAGGAGCACATTGGACCAAAGACAAGACTGCAGCAGTGACGACCATCTTGAACCTGCTCCACTGCTGTCCTGTGCTCATTACCCTCCGAATCAACCTCACCGCAATGTACGAGGAGGAGGATGCGTCGAATAAACAAGGGGGACACAAACAGAAAGGAACTACCCGGAAGGAAATTCTTATGGCTGCCATGGTAGGTCCACGCTACTTATTCCAATGCCTGCAGAGCTCCCTGAGGAGAGTGGACTTACAGTTCCAGCTAGAGAAGAAGGACTGTCTTGGTGTCAAGCTGATAAAAACTTTCGCCGAGAATGCGATGTTTCTTAAAGAAATACTTATTGACAGTGGAGACGAAAAGTTGTGTGAGCACATGAAGCCCAGGATTGCAAAGTGGAACTCGAGCAGGAAAGAGTTAGGGGCCACAAGTTTCGTGCTCTTACCTCTTAAGAGGTGACTCTAGAAAATAAGGGGAAATATGGTACGTATACTCCTATTTATGTAGTGTTACATCTTGACAGAATGAACATTCACAGTGTTAGAAGAGATTGTAATCGCTTGTCCCACATCTTATATTTGGAAATTGCGTATTTGCATAGGAGGTTATATAATTGATGCAATGTGTATATTTGTTGTGATATTCATATTACACGTGGGTACGTTCAtcattcatgaaacctggcatttCATATTATTACGACTAGGAGCTTACTAGTAAAATGTTAGAGACAAAACcaatcactagtagaaaagagggctttggttcacgccgggtcagcccattagtcccggttcagtccagaaccgggacccatggaggcactggtcccggttcgtgaggccaggggcctgccgggcctcgtggggcattggccccggttcgtctggcccctttggtcccggttggtgggacgaaccgggaccaatgggcctcgctcctggcccaccaccattggtcccggttggtggcttgaaccgggaccacaggctgccctttagtcccggttcatgccacgaaccgggaccaatgaggtgcctataaatacccctcgcccgcgagcagagcactccagtgctttgtttttctctggccggcgaggggagggctttgtggtgctctagctcacctcctatgcacatgaggtgttcgatgaaatgcccgagccacactagttaagctttctcctctcgaagctcgacctcaaagctccattttcttcgagatttgtctaggtttagcggcccgtcacgtcccattcccgtcttcaccgccgtcgatcgcccgcgccgatctcgtcgccggcaccaccgtggtgagcctcttgttcttatcttctttctgaaagaaaaaaattcttactttagatgtatggtttaattaattagatgctctggagagctatatgttgttagatgagaactatgtatgtactttggttttaatgtgatgatgaacttctattaatttggtcacttaattatctattcatgatgttatgtaatggtttttgacacacttaattatatataatgcacgcagatgaaccggcaatggatgtacggtgacagacacacctccgagtacattaagggcgtgcatgattttctcgaagtggctgaggcaaacaagcagaatggttttatgtgttgtccatgccctaaatgtgggaataccaagtcttactctgaccggaaaatccttcacacccacctgctttacaagggtttcatgccacactataatgtttggacgaggtacggagaaataggggttatgatggaagatggcgaagaagaagaggacgatgacaactatatgcccctgaatacggtgatgctgcaacgggggaagctgctgaagatcaagaggaaccagacgatgtgcccaatgatgc
This sequence is a window from Aegilops tauschii subsp. strangulata cultivar AL8/78 chromosome 7, Aet v6.0, whole genome shotgun sequence. Protein-coding genes within it:
- the LOC141026629 gene encoding F-box/FBD/LRR-repeat protein At5g22660-like, which produces MAGGCVDRLSSLPNDLLRRILHFAPLKEAASTTALSRRWREPLWLSSGAVNLETGVVEKKKHRRQQGHEQDNAHARFFSGSDDMVSAATGALDAATVPVTRLTLITWYPVSDHYEVVSSYKDMVEVVLSNRATRRVEELLLAAKDPSGSPYDRWVFNCTVTLDSLQLVALRILELTNCSGVLVYHTEAVLPRLSSLRLSHCTQQLGSLQRVIDAVPSLAAVRLEYVFITHEEAIEATWRHFRCPATTVLVLDSCKWEVTIGHRHGWFFKKTVDRLKIDAMRLRRFSYKGPLRSYSFSPQPLEFEQVDLEFFEQGYRVKDPNRDLETFWKFTRNFTGTKEMRLSVNHLEDIAVLSEARQIELLPAFGRLERLEFQGAHWTKDKTAAVTTILNLLHCCPVLITLRINLTAMYEEEDASNKQGGHKQKGTTRKEILMAAMVGPRYLFQCLQSSLRRVDLQFQLEKKDCLGVKLIKTFAENAMFLKEILIDSGDEKLCEHMKPRIAKWNSSRKELGATSFVLLPLKR